In Phragmitibacter flavus, a single genomic region encodes these proteins:
- a CDS encoding PEP-CTERM sorting domain-containing protein (PEP-CTERM proteins occur, often in large numbers, in the proteomes of bacteria that also encode an exosortase, a predicted intramembrane cysteine proteinase. The presence of a PEP-CTERM domain at a protein's C-terminus predicts cleavage within the sorting domain, followed by covalent anchoring to some some component of the (usually Gram-negative) cell surface. Many PEP-CTERM proteins exhibit an unusual sequence composition that includes large numbers of potential glycosylation sites. Expression of one such protein has been shown restore the ability of a bacterium to form floc, a type of biofilm.) has translation MNRLFYLCGFLLAGIALPLNAAVLQQQMAGVLAFEAESFSTLINGPTGSNFSIITTTSGVKPLPANTNAVGAAIYANRSGGAEDAFATYQLAFTSNGTYNLYARYSFYEVSTNTDYGQEDSYYSPTAFGQAATTTGSWSAEFLSFGGYHPTNNPNEGAFFLWDAGLSTYVITGASEADPVMVTFTIRMREGGTALDRFVLTTTPQTIANGLSSTLDAMVSVPEPGRAVMVMLGALGLVLVRRRSR, from the coding sequence ATGAATAGGCTCTTTTATTTATGCGGATTCTTGCTGGCGGGGATTGCCCTGCCGCTGAATGCCGCGGTGTTGCAGCAGCAGATGGCCGGGGTGCTGGCTTTTGAGGCGGAGAGTTTCTCCACCTTGATCAATGGGCCGACGGGGAGCAATTTTTCGATCATTACGACGACATCCGGTGTCAAACCGCTGCCAGCAAACACCAATGCCGTAGGGGCGGCGATCTACGCCAACCGGTCTGGCGGTGCAGAGGATGCGTTTGCCACCTACCAACTGGCATTTACCTCCAACGGGACCTACAATCTCTATGCGAGATATTCGTTCTATGAGGTCAGCACCAACACGGACTATGGGCAGGAGGATTCCTATTACTCGCCTACGGCTTTTGGACAGGCGGCCACGACCACCGGTTCCTGGAGTGCGGAGTTTTTGAGCTTCGGAGGCTACCATCCCACGAACAATCCCAACGAAGGCGCGTTTTTTCTGTGGGATGCGGGTTTGTCCACCTATGTGATCACCGGAGCTTCGGAGGCTGACCCGGTGATGGTGACGTTTACCATTCGCATGCGAGAAGGGGGGACGGCGCTTGATCGTTTTGTGCTGACGACGACGCCTCAGACGATTGCCAACGGGCTCAGTTCGACGCTTGATGCGATGGTTTCAGTTCCCGAGCCTGGCAGGGCCGTGATGGTGATGTTGGGAGCCTTGGGATTGGTGCTGGTGCGGCGACGGAGCCGTTGA
- a CDS encoding phosphotransferase yields the protein MPSSLDLPIRSATETALAHGINPDRCDILQNGNTLVLRLTETLVARVVQDKEGPRQGTAWFARENAIAHHLTTHGAPVIPLHPDLPPGPHQHLGYPINFWQYVTAINTPPAPQAIGSTLHHCHHILSTFPEPLPKLAIFTESLRILQTRNDFPSPTRQLLQSHLTTSLEILSTFPHQPLHGDAHMGNLMNTTIGLLWTDWEDTFSGPVEWDLASVIWNAQILDNDHPTVETILSAYRHAGGHIDPTALHHSLIARAAVMSAWYPILYPNPNPERKAKLQARIDWLQQLPASSS from the coding sequence ATGCCATCCTCACTCGACCTCCCCATTCGCTCCGCCACCGAAACCGCCCTCGCTCACGGCATCAACCCCGACCGCTGCGACATCCTCCAAAACGGCAACACCCTCGTCCTTCGCCTCACCGAAACTCTCGTCGCCCGTGTCGTCCAGGACAAAGAGGGCCCGCGCCAGGGCACCGCATGGTTTGCCCGCGAAAACGCCATCGCCCACCACCTTACCACTCACGGTGCCCCGGTCATCCCTCTCCATCCCGACCTCCCACCCGGCCCCCATCAACACCTCGGTTACCCCATCAATTTCTGGCAATACGTCACCGCCATCAACACCCCGCCCGCACCCCAAGCCATCGGCAGCACCCTTCATCACTGCCACCATATCCTCTCCACCTTCCCCGAGCCACTTCCCAAACTCGCCATCTTCACCGAAAGCCTCCGGATCCTCCAAACCCGCAACGACTTCCCCTCGCCCACCCGTCAACTCCTCCAATCCCACCTCACCACTTCTCTCGAAATCCTCAGCACCTTCCCCCATCAACCCCTTCACGGCGATGCCCACATGGGCAACCTCATGAACACCACCATCGGCCTGCTCTGGACCGACTGGGAAGACACCTTCTCCGGCCCCGTCGAATGGGACCTCGCGTCCGTCATCTGGAACGCGCAAATTCTCGACAACGACCACCCCACCGTCGAAACCATCCTCAGCGCCTACCGTCATGCCGGAGGCCACATCGACCCCACCGCCCTACACCACAGCCTCATCGCCCGCGCCGCCGTCATGTCCGCCTGGTATCCGATCCTCTACCCCAATCCCAACCCTGAACGAAAAGCAAAACTTCAGGCCCGTATCGACTGGCTGCAACAACTTCCCGCCAGCTCATCTTGA
- the tsaA gene encoding tRNA (N6-threonylcarbamoyladenosine(37)-N6)-methyltransferase TrmO: protein MSTITPIAILRTCYTDKFGVPRQSGLVPEAWGIIEFEPAYRRIEAIRGIETFSHLWLITQFHLVTQEPTALTVRPPKLGGNERRGVFATRSPFRPNRLTLTVVKLDRVELDGPLAPRLHVSGIDLVDGTPVFDIKPYVRYADSIPESYSSFADEPPSRLPVQWQSILQPPEPARSIIEQSLALQPQPAYHENQSPSPRRYATEIDGWHIEWTLHATHCLIEKCEPL from the coding sequence ATGTCCACCATCACGCCCATCGCCATCTTGCGCACCTGCTACACCGACAAATTTGGCGTGCCACGTCAATCCGGACTCGTTCCGGAAGCTTGGGGCATCATCGAATTTGAACCCGCCTACCGACGCATCGAAGCCATCCGTGGCATCGAAACCTTCAGTCATCTCTGGCTCATCACCCAGTTCCATCTCGTCACCCAAGAACCCACCGCCCTCACCGTCCGCCCCCCCAAACTCGGCGGCAATGAACGACGCGGTGTTTTCGCCACACGCTCCCCCTTCCGACCCAACCGGCTCACCCTCACCGTCGTCAAACTCGACCGCGTGGAACTCGACGGCCCCCTCGCCCCCCGCCTCCATGTCTCCGGCATCGACCTCGTCGATGGCACCCCCGTCTTCGACATCAAGCCATATGTCCGCTACGCCGACTCCATCCCCGAGTCCTACAGCAGCTTCGCCGACGAACCCCCATCCCGACTCCCCGTCCAGTGGCAAAGCATTCTTCAACCTCCCGAACCCGCTCGCAGCATCATCGAGCAATCCCTCGCCCTGCAACCCCAACCCGCCTACCACGAAAATCAGTCGCCATCCCCACGCCGATACGCCACCGAAATCGACGGCTGGCACATCGAATGGACCCTCCATGCCACCCACTGCCTCATAGAAAAATGCGAACCACTCTGA
- a CDS encoding dihydroorotase (catalyzes the formation of N-carbamoyl-L-aspartate from (S)-dihydroorotate in pyrimidine biosynthesis) — protein MTLTLPKWFDLHTHFRQGPAMADYLKAHLNMGCAGALAMPNTQPPVSRVSGSAQPDSWSIESYSADLKAAGAGNFEHLIVPLYLTRQTTAQMIRDGATSGILRACKYYPPHGTTNAEHGMPMDDLIGGEVLRAMEDHGIILCIHGEQHALSGPDYLDATQNAETRFYRERMPRLIEAHPRLRIVCEHITTRTAAEFVASTPDHIGATITPQHLLYTLGHLIQGLKYHLFCLPVVKFQDDRAALREQATQPGQSKFFAGTDSAPHTTKATPCGCAAGCFTGGIAPQLYAMAFEEAGLDLSTTEGQSAFTNFLCLNGPAFYQFPASTQTFQMHKAPSQASLLDTPNGPVTPLSVGLGIELTWQIA, from the coding sequence ATGACACTGACTCTCCCCAAATGGTTCGACCTCCACACCCACTTCCGCCAAGGCCCTGCCATGGCCGATTACCTCAAAGCCCATCTCAACATGGGCTGCGCAGGAGCGCTCGCCATGCCCAACACCCAACCTCCTGTCTCCCGTGTTTCCGGCAGCGCCCAACCCGATAGCTGGTCCATCGAAAGCTACTCCGCCGACCTCAAGGCCGCTGGTGCCGGCAATTTCGAACACCTCATCGTCCCCCTCTACCTCACCCGCCAAACCACCGCCCAGATGATCCGCGATGGAGCAACCTCCGGCATCCTCCGCGCCTGCAAATATTACCCACCTCACGGCACCACCAACGCCGAACATGGAATGCCCATGGATGACCTCATCGGCGGCGAAGTTCTCCGCGCCATGGAAGACCACGGCATCATCCTCTGCATCCACGGCGAACAACACGCGCTCAGCGGACCCGACTACCTCGACGCCACCCAAAACGCCGAAACCCGCTTCTATCGCGAACGCATGCCGCGCCTCATCGAAGCCCATCCCCGACTGCGCATCGTCTGCGAACACATCACCACCCGCACCGCCGCCGAGTTCGTCGCCAGCACTCCCGACCACATCGGTGCAACCATCACCCCGCAACATCTTCTCTACACCCTCGGACACCTCATCCAGGGCCTCAAATATCACCTCTTCTGCCTGCCCGTCGTCAAATTCCAAGACGACCGCGCCGCCCTGCGCGAACAAGCCACCCAACCCGGCCAGTCCAAATTTTTCGCCGGCACCGACAGCGCCCCGCACACCACCAAAGCCACCCCTTGCGGATGCGCCGCAGGTTGCTTCACCGGCGGCATTGCCCCACAACTTTACGCCATGGCCTTTGAAGAAGCCGGCCTCGATCTCTCCACCACCGAAGGACAATCTGCCTTCACCAACTTCCTCTGCCTCAACGGCCCCGCCTTCTACCAATTCCCCGCATCCACCCAAACCTTCCAAATGCACAAAGCCCCCTCCCAAGCCTCCCTCCTCGATACCCCTAACGGCCCGGTCACCCCCCTGTCCGTCGGCCTGGGCATCGAACTCACCTGGCAGATTGCCTGA
- a CDS encoding serine hydrolase domain-containing protein: MKIPSVALLLLLVSNDPVSATDTSLPRSTPEAEGISSAAIRDFIETADKEIHTLHSFMLVRHGKVIAEAWWNPETADKKHIMWSLSKSFTATAVGLAVEEGKLNLDDPVLKFFPTEAPADPGENLKAMRVRDLLTMSGGHDVEPKFTFDQGPSVKDFLAHPVPHPPGTHFRYNTPGSYVLSAIVTKATGQTVPDYLTPRLFEPLGIKDPEWATTSEGYSLGGYGLFIRTEDIAKFGQLYLQKGQWNGKPLLTEKWVTEATSKHVDNSKAPSARTPDWQQGYGFQFWRSQHNAYRGDGRDGQICLVIPEHDAVIAITAQTGQMQAELDLVWSKLLPAFRPEPLPVNQVEHAKLQQASTGLIAHPATK; this comes from the coding sequence ATGAAGATTCCATCCGTCGCGCTCCTTCTGCTCCTCGTCTCAAACGATCCCGTTTCAGCAACCGACACCTCACTACCACGCAGCACCCCGGAAGCCGAAGGCATTTCTTCCGCCGCCATCCGCGACTTCATCGAAACCGCCGACAAAGAAATCCATACCCTACACAGCTTCATGCTCGTGCGTCACGGCAAAGTCATCGCTGAAGCCTGGTGGAATCCGGAGACCGCCGACAAAAAACACATCATGTGGTCACTGAGCAAAAGCTTCACCGCCACTGCGGTCGGACTCGCTGTCGAAGAAGGCAAACTCAACCTCGACGACCCGGTGTTGAAATTCTTCCCGACGGAAGCACCCGCCGACCCCGGCGAAAACCTCAAGGCCATGCGCGTCCGCGACCTGCTGACCATGAGCGGCGGACACGACGTCGAACCCAAGTTCACCTTCGACCAAGGCCCGTCCGTAAAGGACTTTCTTGCTCATCCCGTGCCCCACCCACCCGGCACCCACTTTCGCTACAACACTCCAGGAAGTTATGTGCTCTCCGCCATCGTCACCAAAGCCACCGGACAGACCGTTCCCGACTACTTAACACCGCGCCTGTTCGAACCCCTTGGCATCAAAGATCCCGAATGGGCCACCACTTCCGAAGGTTACAGTCTCGGTGGCTACGGCCTTTTCATCCGCACCGAAGACATTGCCAAGTTCGGGCAGCTCTACCTGCAAAAAGGCCAGTGGAACGGCAAACCCCTGCTCACCGAAAAATGGGTTACCGAAGCCACCTCAAAACACGTCGACAATAGCAAAGCCCCAAGCGCGAGAACTCCTGATTGGCAGCAAGGCTACGGTTTCCAGTTCTGGCGCAGCCAACACAACGCCTACCGTGGCGACGGACGCGACGGACAAATCTGCCTCGTCATTCCCGAACACGACGCCGTCATCGCCATCACCGCCCAAACCGGACAAATGCAGGCTGAACTCGACCTCGTCTGGAGCAAACTTCTCCCCGCCTTCCGCCCCGAGCCACTGCCAGTCAACCAAGTCGAACACGCAAAACTCCAACAAGCAAGCACCGGACTCATTGCCCATCCAGCCACGAAGTGA
- a CDS encoding FAD-dependent oxidoreductase, translating to MTADIVVYGDSPSALSAALELAISSQDVLLVGPVAHVGGMMVEGLGHQDVDWRSGDGDPIGGLTSEFFLRIGEAYAPGSGKRRFDFEAKVAQRVINEWLEEHKVRQMRNARLVEGTQAVEKSAGRINAIKLEDGTRVAGKVFIDGTVEGDLMAAAGVTHTYGREGNAVYGENFGGVINPTKKDQFQVKIDPFVVPGNPSSGVIFGVQNEGVGEHGAGDKAAMGFCLRLPLTKNPSNKVPITAPDDYDARDYEIYRRYLVAGGMNDWLNGPGNVDKNPTKKLFDLGSWHDLSGNFYGRNHEYPIADAAGREAIYREHQQYTQGLIYWLSNDPAVPQAIRDEWSRWGLPADEFTDNGGWPRRLYVRCARRMISDYVITEADVRRRPVGLVTPRPMVTDSVGMCYWPIDFHNARTVIRDGAVYNEGAYFDLTNYRPFGIPYRSIVPKRSDCVNLLVPSALSSSYSGYGALRLEWTFMVLGQSAAVAAAMAVEGNVAVQDVAYDELKKRLLTRGQRLTPEDSAVGIIIDNADVEGISITGAWETHVEPRSDLGGWLHDGNQGQGSKSVRFTPDIPESGVYSVQARWKSDEKNASAVPMEIAHADGTAKPVVNQREKGNRWNVLGSYEFKVGTSGFVSIGNEGADGRVVVDAVRFVRVE from the coding sequence TTGACTGCAGACATCGTGGTTTATGGGGATTCGCCTTCGGCTTTGTCAGCGGCGCTTGAGCTGGCGATTTCTTCGCAGGATGTTTTGCTCGTTGGTCCGGTGGCGCATGTGGGGGGGATGATGGTTGAAGGGTTGGGGCATCAGGATGTGGACTGGCGCAGTGGCGATGGTGATCCGATTGGAGGACTCACATCGGAGTTTTTTCTACGCATCGGAGAGGCTTATGCGCCGGGCTCCGGGAAACGGCGATTTGATTTTGAAGCGAAGGTTGCGCAACGGGTGATCAACGAATGGCTGGAGGAGCACAAGGTTCGTCAGATGCGCAATGCGAGGCTGGTTGAGGGGACGCAAGCTGTTGAAAAATCAGCAGGCCGTATCAATGCAATCAAGCTAGAAGATGGAACCCGGGTCGCGGGCAAGGTGTTTATTGATGGGACGGTGGAGGGGGATTTGATGGCGGCAGCGGGAGTGACGCATACCTACGGCCGGGAAGGGAATGCGGTTTATGGGGAGAATTTCGGGGGGGTGATCAACCCGACGAAGAAGGATCAGTTTCAGGTGAAGATCGATCCTTTTGTGGTTCCGGGTAATCCGTCGTCTGGAGTGATTTTTGGCGTGCAGAACGAAGGAGTTGGAGAACATGGTGCTGGCGACAAGGCGGCGATGGGTTTCTGTTTGAGGTTGCCGTTGACGAAGAATCCGTCAAACAAAGTTCCGATCACGGCACCTGATGATTATGATGCCAGGGATTATGAGATCTACCGACGGTATCTGGTTGCCGGGGGCATGAACGACTGGCTGAATGGTCCGGGGAACGTCGACAAAAATCCAACCAAGAAGCTGTTTGACCTAGGCAGTTGGCATGACCTTTCGGGGAATTTTTATGGGCGGAATCATGAGTATCCGATTGCCGACGCTGCTGGCAGAGAAGCGATTTATCGCGAGCATCAGCAGTATACGCAGGGGTTGATTTACTGGCTTTCGAACGATCCTGCCGTGCCTCAGGCGATCCGCGACGAATGGAGCCGATGGGGATTGCCTGCGGATGAATTTACCGACAACGGGGGCTGGCCGAGGCGGCTTTATGTGCGGTGCGCGAGGCGGATGATTTCGGACTATGTGATCACGGAGGCGGATGTTCGTCGGAGGCCTGTAGGATTGGTCACGCCGCGTCCGATGGTGACTGATTCAGTCGGCATGTGCTACTGGCCCATCGATTTCCACAATGCCCGCACGGTGATTCGTGATGGGGCGGTTTACAATGAAGGGGCCTATTTTGACCTCACCAATTACCGGCCTTTTGGGATACCTTACCGGTCGATTGTTCCGAAACGCAGCGACTGCGTGAATCTGCTGGTTCCGTCGGCACTTTCATCGAGCTACAGTGGATACGGGGCTTTGCGGCTTGAGTGGACCTTTATGGTGTTGGGTCAGTCGGCAGCGGTGGCTGCTGCGATGGCGGTTGAGGGTAATGTGGCGGTGCAGGATGTTGCTTATGATGAGCTGAAGAAGCGGTTGCTGACTCGAGGTCAGCGGCTTACTCCAGAGGACTCGGCGGTGGGGATTATCATCGACAATGCGGATGTGGAGGGTATCTCAATTACCGGGGCATGGGAGACTCATGTTGAACCTCGAAGTGATCTCGGGGGCTGGTTGCACGATGGGAATCAGGGGCAGGGAAGCAAGTCGGTTCGGTTCACGCCGGACATTCCCGAGTCGGGTGTTTACTCGGTGCAGGCGCGATGGAAGTCGGACGAGAAAAATGCGAGCGCGGTTCCAATGGAGATTGCTCATGCTGATGGAACCGCGAAACCTGTGGTCAATCAGCGGGAGAAAGGAAACCGGTGGAATGTGCTGGGGAGCTATGAGTTTAAAGTAGGAACTTCGGGATTTGTGAGCATCGGCAATGAAGGCGCTGATGGACGGGTGGTGGTCGACGCGGTGCGATTTGTGAGGGTGGAATGA